The nucleotide window ACCGCCAACCCCAGACCCTCTCGACCCGCAGAGCGTCGGTCCGCCCACTCAGCTCCGGATCGCCGACCCCGATCGCCAGGCCTTCGACTCCACGCCTCCGAAAGACCGCCGTAACCTCCCAGCCGGTCACCATCCAGGCTGGTCAGCACACTCGGCGCCGACACATCACCGCCACCATGATCGGCGGGTGGCTGATGTGATCGAGCATCTGGAGTCGTTTCTTGGGCATATGTCTGGCGGCAGCCGAGGTGATGAAACGACGCCAGAAGGGGTGCAGTTGGCGTGGTTCCCTGACTCGCCGTTCCCCGGGGTGACGACGCCGGTCACCGTCGACCTGTCACGGCGTCATCTCGCTATGCCGAATGGTGGGGCTTTGCACCAAGAGTTGATGATGCATGTTCCAAAGAGCGACTATCCGGCCAGAGCTGCGGGGCTGTTGTTCCAGGTGGCCGGTGAGATGGTGCGCCGGGGATCCGCATTGCAGCATGCTCAGGTCATCGGCCCGCATGGTCCCCTGTTTCCGGGCAGTCAGATGACGGCCATGGTCGCGATCAGCCCGTTGTATCTGCCCGACGCCTCTGCTTTTGTCCGCGTCGAGGATTCGGTGCCAGTGGTCTTGACGTGGTTGGTGCCGATCACCGATGGCGAGGCCGAATTTAGCTCGGAAGACCCGCCACGGCCTTCCCAGCCGGTGGGCCGTCCAGGCTGGTCGGCGCAATCGGGCCGACACAACGCCACCGCCGCCGCGACCGGCGTGAGTGCGGCAGAGAGCGTGTCGACCCGCTGGGGTCGCCACCCCTATGCGGCCTGGACCCTCGCGCAGCGCGGGGGGAAGTTCGAACCGTGAGTAGGTCGAGGGCGTCGCTGGTGCGGTTGATGACGCCGCCCTGCGTAAAAGAAGAAGGGTTTGGGGAAGTGGCGAATTAATCGATTAGGCCTAGGCGGTGGGCTACGGCTGCTGCTTCGCCGCGGTTTGCTACTTCCAGTTTCGCGATGATGCGGGAGACGTGCACGCTCGCCGTCTTCGGTGAGATGTAGAGCTGTTGTGCGATCCGGCTGTTGCTGCGTCCCTCGGCCACCAGCCGCAGCACCTCGCGTTCGCGGTCGGTCAGCGCCTGTGTGCCGGCCGGCGCCGGTTGGGCCGCCGAGCGCAGTCCGATGCGCCGCGCCAGGGTGTCGGCGGCCGTGGTGAGGGGAACGGCGCCGAGTGCGGCCGCGATGGCCGCCACCTCCTCCAGCGCCTCGCCCGCGGCTACGCGGTCGCCGGCGCCGGCCGCGGCGTTCGCCAGTCCGAGCAGGGCCACCGCCAGCGGGTGGCGCTGGCCGTCGGCGCGCCAGGCCGTCACGGCGTCGCGCCACAGCTCCGGCCGGCCCTCCAGCGCCGCGTCCACCTGTGCCGCGTAGGCGCGGTCGGCGCCGTAGCGCCGGGGCAGGTCCGCCGCGACCTGCCGGATCCGGGCGGTCAGGTCCTCGTCCCTCGATTCCGCGGCGGTCGTCGCCGCCGCGGCGAGGACCGGCCACCCGTAGCGGGGGCGGTCGGCGATGGCCGGCTCGGTCACCGCCTGCCGGGCCGCCGTCAGTGCCTCCGTGGCGTCGTCGGCGTGCTGGGCGACGAGGATGCGCAGCTCCAGCAGGGCCAGCCGGTTCTCCCGGTGCAGGAACGGGCGGCTGAGGAACGCGATCGCCCGGTGCGCGGTCGGCTCGGCACCCTCGTGCCCCCGGGCCAGGCGCAGGCGGGCCCGCATGCGCAGCCACGGCAGCGCCAGCGTGCCGGGCGGGTCCAGCCGGGCCGCCTCCGCGCACCGCGCGTCGGCCTCGTCCCAGCGGCCGAGTGCGATCAGCGCCTCGGCGTGGTTGGCCAGCAGGAACACCCCGGTGGTCCGGTGTACGCCGACCCGGTCCGCGTATGGGATGCCCTCCGCCGCCGCGGCCGCCGACTCCTCGTAGCGGCCGAGTTCGAAGAGGGCGTCGGACACGTTGACCAGGGCGCGGGCCAGGTTCGGCAGATCGCCGTTCTCGCGGGCGAGCGCCGCCGCGGCCGTCATCGAGGGCAGGCCCTCGTCGGGCGACATCCGGCCGCCGCAGACCTGGCCGAACGTGATGGTGGCCGAGACCTGCGTGCTCGCGTCGCCGATCTCGGCGGCGGCCGCAATGGCCTCCTCCGCGACCCGGCCGGCCTCCTCGCCGTCGTCGGCGCCGTGGAGCGCGTAGGCGACGTCGGCGAGCAGCATGACGCGCTCCGGCGACGGCGCCGCGGACCGCAGCAGCGCGTGCGCCGCGCGGACCTCGGCCGCGCCGTCGCTCTTGCCGGCGTTGAAGAGCAGCTTGCTGCGCCGCACCAGCAGCCTCGCGGCCCGCACCGGTTCGGCCTCGGCGTCCAGGTCCGTCAGCGCGGCCTTTGTCAGCTTCAGCGCCCGCTGGTGGTCGCCGGCGTCGATCGCCACCAGGCCGGTCTGCTCCAGCAGGTCCAGGTGGCTGGCGCCGAGCAGCCTCGCCGCGTCCGGCACCAGCTCCCAGAGCTCGAGGACCCGTTCCAGGAGGCGGGCCTGCTCCGCGTACGCGTAGCGGCGGCCGGCCGCGTCGGCCGCGAGCCGGGCCGAGGTCAGGGCGCGCGCGTAGTTGTGCGCCGCGTACCAGTGGTGGGCGATCTCCGCCGGGGCGCGGCCCGCCGCGACGAGCTGCGGCTCGGCCTCGACGGCCTCGGCGTACCGGGCGTGCAGGCGGGTGTGCTCCCCCGGCAGCAGATCATCGTGTACGGCCTCACGGACCAGCGCGTGCCGGAACTCGAACCCGTCGTCGGCGTCGACGACGATAAGTTGCGCCGCCACGACCGCGCGCAGCGCCGGCTCCAGCTCGGCGTCCTCGACGCCGGCCACGCGGCGCAGCAGTTCGTGGCCGAACCGGGTGCCGCCGA belongs to Amorphoplanes digitatis and includes:
- a CDS encoding helix-turn-helix transcriptional regulator, coding for MTARAGSEVLVGREADLSALRDALKRTRGAEPSTVLVGGEAGVGKTRLVEEFSRAAAEDGARVLTGQCLELGEEGLPFAPFGAALRRLVHADGPAVLDGREDEFARLLPELGPPPIDVVGDARRGVLFELVAALFDRLSRQQPLVLVIEDLHWADRSTRDLIGFLVRAARLPYVLLLATYRTDELHRGHPLRPFLAELDRVRGVQRVELERLDRDGTAEMVAHLLGGEPEPRTVDTIHERAQGNPFFIEQFAASGDPGCADIPHSLRDLLLARADQLPDASQQLLRVAAVGGTRFGHELLRRVAGVEDAELEPALRAVVAAQLIVVDADDGFEFRHALVREAVHDDLLPGEHTRLHARYAEAVEAEPQLVAAGRAPAEIAHHWYAAHNYARALTSARLAADAAGRRYAYAEQARLLERVLELWELVPDAARLLGASHLDLLEQTGLVAIDAGDHQRALKLTKAALTDLDAEAEPVRAARLLVRRSKLLFNAGKSDGAAEVRAAHALLRSAAPSPERVMLLADVAYALHGADDGEEAGRVAEEAIAAAAEIGDASTQVSATITFGQVCGGRMSPDEGLPSMTAAAALARENGDLPNLARALVNVSDALFELGRYEESAAAAAEGIPYADRVGVHRTTGVFLLANHAEALIALGRWDEADARCAEAARLDPPGTLALPWLRMRARLRLARGHEGAEPTAHRAIAFLSRPFLHRENRLALLELRILVAQHADDATEALTAARQAVTEPAIADRPRYGWPVLAAAATTAAESRDEDLTARIRQVAADLPRRYGADRAYAAQVDAALEGRPELWRDAVTAWRADGQRHPLAVALLGLANAAAGAGDRVAAGEALEEVAAIAAALGAVPLTTAADTLARRIGLRSAAQPAPAGTQALTDREREVLRLVAEGRSNSRIAQQLYISPKTASVHVSRIIAKLEVANRGEAAAVAHRLGLID
- a CDS encoding suppressor of fused domain protein translates to MADVIEHLESFLGHMSGGSRGDETTPEGVQLAWFPDSPFPGVTTPVTVDLSRRHLAMPNGGALHQELMMHVPKSDYPARAAGLLFQVAGEMVRRGSALQHAQVIGPHGPLFPGSQMTAMVAISPLYLPDASAFVRVEDSVPVVLTWLVPITDGEAEFSSEDPPRPSQPVGRPGWSAQSGRHNATAAATGVSAAESVSTRWGRHPYAAWTLAQRGGKFEP